A single window of Streptococcus cristatus ATCC 51100 DNA harbors:
- the thrC gene encoding threonine synthase codes for MTLVYQSTRDEKNRVTASQAILQGLATDGGLFTPITYPQVDLDFAKLKDASYQEVAKLVLSAFLDDFSEAELDHCINNAYDSKFDDAAIAPLVKLDGQYNLELFHGATIAFKDMALSILPHLMTTAAKKHGLENKIVILTATSGDTGKAAMAGFADVPGTEIIVFYPKDGVSKVQELQMTTQTGANTHVVAIDGNFDDAQTNVKRMFNDTDLRARLLEHKLQFSSANSMNIGRLVPQIVYYVYAYAQLVKTGEITAGDKVNFTVPTGNFGNILAAYYAKQIGLPVGKLICASNENNVLTDFFKTQVYDKKRSFKVTTSPSMDILVSSNLERLIFHLSGNSAEKTAALMAALNEQGQYELTDFDAEILELFAADYATEEETAAEIKRVYQASDYIEDPHTAVASAVYQKYLAETGDQRKTVIASTASPYKFPVVAVEAVTGQTGLSDFEALGQLHELSGVALPPAVDGLETAPVRHTTTVAADQMQAAVENYLGL; via the coding sequence ATGACTTTAGTTTATCAATCAACGCGTGACGAAAAGAATAGAGTAACAGCCAGCCAAGCGATTCTGCAAGGTTTGGCTACAGATGGTGGTCTTTTTACGCCCATTACTTATCCACAGGTCGATTTGGACTTTGCCAAGCTCAAAGACGCTTCTTATCAGGAAGTAGCCAAGCTGGTTTTGTCTGCATTTTTGGATGATTTTTCTGAAGCAGAGCTGGACCACTGTATCAATAATGCCTATGATAGCAAGTTTGATGATGCGGCGATTGCTCCCTTGGTCAAGCTGGATGGTCAGTACAATCTAGAACTTTTCCACGGAGCGACTATTGCCTTCAAGGACATGGCTTTGTCCATCCTGCCTCACCTGATGACAACCGCAGCTAAAAAGCATGGCTTGGAAAACAAAATTGTCATTTTGACGGCGACCTCTGGCGATACAGGTAAGGCGGCTATGGCAGGTTTTGCGGACGTTCCGGGGACTGAGATTATCGTCTTTTATCCCAAAGACGGTGTTAGCAAGGTCCAAGAGCTGCAAATGACGACGCAGACAGGTGCCAATACGCATGTGGTGGCCATTGATGGCAACTTTGACGATGCCCAGACCAATGTCAAGCGGATGTTCAACGACACAGACTTGCGGGCTCGTCTCTTGGAGCATAAACTGCAGTTTTCATCAGCTAACTCTATGAATATCGGCCGTTTGGTGCCTCAGATTGTTTACTATGTCTATGCCTATGCTCAGTTAGTGAAAACGGGAGAAATCACAGCAGGGGATAAGGTCAACTTCACAGTTCCGACGGGGAACTTTGGTAATATCTTGGCGGCCTACTATGCTAAGCAAATCGGTCTGCCGGTTGGCAAGCTGATCTGCGCATCAAATGAGAACAATGTCCTGACTGACTTTTTCAAGACCCAGGTGTATGACAAGAAGCGGAGCTTTAAGGTGACGACTAGCCCGTCCATGGATATTTTGGTTTCATCTAACTTGGAGCGTTTGATTTTCCATCTGTCTGGTAACAGCGCTGAGAAAACGGCTGCCCTGATGGCGGCTCTGAATGAGCAAGGCCAGTATGAACTGACGGACTTTGATGCTGAAATTTTAGAACTCTTTGCGGCTGATTATGCGACAGAAGAGGAAACAGCTGCTGAAATCAAGCGGGTCTATCAAGCGTCTGACTACATTGAAGACCCTCATACAGCCGTTGCATCTGCTGTCTATCAAAAATACTTGGCAGAAACAGGTGATCAGCGCAAGACTGTTATCGCATCTACCGCTAGTCCTTATAAATTCCCAGTTGTAGCAGTTGAGGCTGTGACTGGTCAGACAGGCCTCAGTGATTTTGAGGCTTTGGGTCAACTGCACGAACTTTCTGGTGTAGCCCTGCCACCAGCTGTGGACGGCTTAGAAACAGCACCAGTTCGCCACACAACGACGGTCGCTGCAGACCAAATGCAGGCAGCAGTAGAGAATTACTTGGGATTGTAA
- a CDS encoding GNAT family N-acetyltransferase, translating to MRINELGQPIGEGLPDFEPGDLPKLERIEGQYVVIERLSKDKHGADLYEVYGPDSPADMWTYLFQNPAQNQAEWSQKLDRMLAAQDRFHYAIVDKESGKALGTFALMRIDRGNRVIEVGAVTYSPQLKRTRLATEAQYLLARYVFEELEYRRYEWKCDALNQPSRRAAERLGFTYEGRFRQAVVYKGRNRDTDWLSMIDSDWPAVKTRLEQWLSPDNFDEKGQQIKALSEF from the coding sequence ATGCGAATCAATGAACTAGGCCAGCCTATTGGGGAGGGGTTGCCAGATTTTGAGCCGGGGGATTTACCTAAGCTAGAGCGAATAGAAGGCCAGTATGTTGTCATTGAGCGGTTGTCCAAAGACAAGCATGGAGCGGATTTGTATGAAGTGTATGGCCCAGATTCTCCTGCGGATATGTGGACCTATCTCTTTCAAAATCCTGCCCAAAATCAGGCAGAATGGTCCCAGAAGCTAGATCGGATGCTGGCAGCACAGGACCGTTTTCACTATGCCATTGTGGACAAGGAGAGTGGCAAGGCGCTGGGAACCTTCGCTTTAATGAGAATTGACCGAGGCAATCGTGTGATTGAAGTAGGCGCTGTGACCTATTCACCGCAGCTGAAGCGCACCAGACTGGCTACAGAAGCCCAGTACTTACTGGCACGCTATGTCTTTGAAGAGCTGGAGTATCGCCGCTACGAATGGAAATGCGATGCACTCAATCAGCCGTCAAGACGGGCAGCAGAGCGGCTTGGTTTCACCTATGAAGGCAGGTTTCGTCAGGCGGTCGTCTATAAGGGGCGCAACCGAGACACCGACTGGCTCTCCATGATTGACAGCGATTGGCCAGCCGTCAAGACTCGTCTGGAGCAATGGCTGAGCCCAGACAATTTCGATGAAAAGGGCCAGCAAATAAAAGCCTTGTCTGAGTTTTAA
- a CDS encoding MurR/RpiR family transcriptional regulator yields the protein MRHQQNILAIIESCYDTMTDVEKRIADYFLNPTDIEGDLSSLEVAQTLHISQAALTRFAKKCGFKGYREFNFQYLQQLKISKTEHTNLKNDSSRQVLRNYIQIRQQTEDLIDEKRLERVAQLIEKADRVYFFGTGSSGLVARDMKLRFMRLGVICEALTDADGFAWTTSILDKNCLVIGFSLSGQTPSIIDSLIDAKGMGAKTVLITGQPDLIKEDFSEIIPVAMQSKPQFIQRISAQFPMLLMIDILYAFFLEIDRERKEKIFNSYWENHKLNGYYRRHQ from the coding sequence ATGAGACACCAGCAAAATATCTTGGCCATCATCGAAAGCTGTTACGACACTATGACCGATGTCGAAAAGCGGATTGCCGACTATTTTTTGAATCCGACCGATATAGAAGGGGATCTGTCCTCCCTCGAAGTAGCGCAAACCTTGCACATCTCACAGGCGGCCTTGACCCGTTTTGCTAAAAAATGTGGCTTTAAGGGCTATCGGGAGTTCAACTTCCAATATCTCCAACAGCTGAAAATCAGCAAAACGGAGCATACAAATCTGAAAAATGATTCGTCCCGCCAAGTACTACGCAACTATATTCAAATTCGACAACAAACCGAGGACTTGATTGACGAAAAAAGATTGGAGCGCGTAGCCCAGCTGATTGAAAAAGCGGATCGTGTCTATTTTTTTGGCACGGGAAGCTCGGGGCTCGTTGCTCGCGATATGAAACTGCGCTTCATGCGCTTAGGGGTTATTTGTGAAGCCCTGACAGATGCGGATGGCTTTGCTTGGACAACGAGCATTTTAGACAAAAACTGCCTAGTTATCGGCTTTTCTCTTTCAGGTCAAACCCCATCCATTATTGACAGCCTGATTGATGCTAAGGGCATGGGGGCTAAGACCGTATTAATCACTGGCCAGCCTGATTTGATTAAAGAAGACTTTTCAGAAATCATCCCAGTTGCAATGCAAAGTAAACCCCAGTTTATCCAACGCATCTCAGCTCAGTTCCCAATGTTGCTGATGATTGACATACTTTATGCCTTTTTCCTAGAAATCGACCGAGAGAGAAAGGAAAAAATCTTCAATAGTTACTGGGAAAATCACAAACTTAACGGCTATTACCGTAGGCATCAATAA
- a CDS encoding ROK family protein — MGNYVTIDIGGTNIKYGLIDDQETLVEAHEIPTEAHKGGPEIMRKVQKIVADYAQAGSIEGICISSAGMVDPDKGEIFYAGPQIPNYAGTQFKKVLEEEFSIPCEIENDVNCAGLAEVMSGHGKGAKIAVCLTIGTGIGGCLVADGQVFHGFSNSACEVGYLHLPDGAFQDVASTTALVQYVAELHGEDPSLWNGRRIFKEATEGNKLCIEGIDRMVGYLGQGIANICYVVNPEIVVLGGGIMGQEAILRPRIQAALKDALVPSIAEKTKLAFAYHQNTAGMFGAYYHFKNKHQ; from the coding sequence ATGGGAAATTATGTTACGATTGACATTGGCGGTACCAATATCAAATACGGCCTGATAGACGACCAAGAAACGCTAGTAGAAGCCCATGAAATACCAACGGAAGCCCATAAGGGCGGTCCGGAAATTATGCGTAAGGTTCAAAAGATAGTTGCGGACTATGCGCAGGCTGGTTCGATTGAGGGGATTTGTATCTCCTCAGCTGGTATGGTCGATCCAGACAAGGGAGAGATCTTTTATGCTGGTCCTCAGATTCCTAATTATGCTGGGACGCAATTTAAGAAGGTCTTGGAGGAGGAGTTTTCCATTCCTTGCGAGATTGAGAATGATGTCAATTGTGCCGGTCTGGCTGAGGTCATGTCTGGCCATGGTAAGGGAGCAAAAATTGCGGTCTGTCTAACGATTGGGACAGGGATTGGTGGCTGTCTAGTAGCGGATGGGCAAGTTTTTCACGGCTTTAGCAACTCAGCCTGCGAAGTAGGCTATCTGCACCTGCCGGACGGAGCCTTTCAGGATGTAGCTTCGACCACAGCCTTGGTTCAATATGTCGCTGAATTGCACGGAGAAGATCCCTCTCTCTGGAATGGTCGCAGGATTTTCAAAGAAGCGACCGAAGGCAATAAACTCTGTATTGAGGGCATCGATCGCATGGTAGGCTATCTGGGGCAGGGAATTGCCAATATCTGCTATGTCGTCAATCCGGAAATCGTCGTCTTGGGCGGTGGTATCATGGGACAAGAGGCCATTCTTCGACCGCGTATTCAAGCGGCTCTCAAGGATGCTCTGGTGCCCAGCATAGCTGAGAAGACCAAACTAGCCTTTGCCTATCACCAAAATACGGCGGGCATGTTTGGGGCCTACTACCACTTTAAAAATAAACATCAGTAA
- a CDS encoding dihydrodipicolinate synthase family protein produces the protein MKDLKKYHGVIPAFYACYDEEGEISPERTRALVEYFIDKGVQGLYVNGSSGECIYQSVADRKVILEEVMKVAKGKLTIIAHVACNNTKDSIELAKHAEALGVDAIAAIPPIYFRLPEYSVAQYWNDISAAAPHTDFVIYNIPQLAGAALTPSLYKEMLKNERVIGVKNSSMPVQDIQTFAALGGSDHLVFNGPDEQFLGGRLMGAAAGIGGTYGAMPELFLKLNQLIADKELERAKELQFAINDIIGKLTSAHGNMYAVIKEVLKLNEGLTIGSVRAPLTPVVEADRPVVEAAAALIQETKERFL, from the coding sequence ATGAAAGATTTAAAGAAATATCACGGTGTCATCCCAGCTTTTTATGCTTGTTATGACGAGGAGGGTGAAATCAGCCCGGAGCGGACTCGCGCTTTGGTGGAGTATTTCATCGACAAGGGCGTGCAAGGTCTCTATGTCAACGGCTCATCAGGCGAATGTATCTACCAGAGCGTGGCCGACAGAAAAGTAATTTTAGAAGAAGTAATGAAAGTTGCTAAGGGCAAACTGACTATTATTGCTCACGTGGCCTGCAATAACACTAAAGACAGTATCGAGTTGGCAAAACATGCGGAGGCTCTAGGAGTTGATGCCATTGCGGCTATTCCGCCAATTTATTTTCGACTGCCAGAATATTCTGTCGCTCAGTACTGGAATGATATCAGTGCGGCTGCCCCACATACTGATTTTGTGATTTATAATATTCCGCAATTGGCTGGCGCAGCCCTGACTCCGAGTCTTTATAAGGAAATGCTGAAAAATGAGCGCGTGATTGGGGTGAAAAATTCCTCCATGCCAGTTCAGGACATCCAGACATTTGCAGCACTTGGTGGCAGTGACCATTTGGTCTTTAACGGTCCAGATGAGCAATTCTTAGGTGGCCGTCTTATGGGTGCTGCAGCCGGTATCGGTGGTACATACGGAGCTATGCCAGAGCTCTTCCTCAAACTCAATCAACTGATTGCAGACAAGGAACTAGAAAGAGCCAAAGAGTTGCAGTTTGCCATTAACGACATTATCGGCAAGCTAACCAGTGCTCATGGCAATATGTATGCTGTTATCAAAGAGGTTCTCAAGCTTAACGAAGGCCTGACTATCGGCTCTGTTCGTGCTCCTTTGACACCAGTCGTAGAAGCAGACCGTCCAGTCGTAGAAGCAGCAGCGGCCTTGATCCAAGAAACTAAGGAGCGCTTCCTCTAA
- a CDS encoding DUF624 domain-containing protein has protein sequence MSDKGTGLIRAIFDTDNFFMQICEKILDLMTVNLLFLLSCLPLVTIGIAKISLYQTLFEIKGNRRVKVIRTYTRIFRENWKQGLKLGLLELALVCISLFDLLLFRTQEALPFQVLKAVCFGIIIFTILLSLCVYPLAGKFLMSFRDLLQTSLVIVSLNFPWFFVMMAVIAAILVIIYSSGFVLLLGFSLFAFIGFAGLAYLQLPILEKIFAKYSSL, from the coding sequence ATGTCAGATAAGGGAACAGGACTCATCAGAGCTATATTTGATACAGATAATTTTTTCATGCAAATCTGTGAGAAAATCCTGGATTTGATGACGGTCAATCTTCTCTTTCTCTTGTCTTGTCTGCCCTTGGTGACCATTGGGATTGCCAAGATCAGCCTCTATCAAACACTTTTTGAAATCAAGGGAAACCGTCGGGTAAAAGTAATCAGAACTTACACTCGAATCTTTCGAGAAAATTGGAAGCAAGGGCTCAAACTGGGCTTGCTGGAATTGGCTTTAGTCTGTATCAGTCTCTTTGACCTCCTGCTTTTTCGGACGCAGGAAGCCCTGCCTTTCCAAGTTTTAAAGGCGGTTTGTTTTGGAATTATTATTTTTACAATCCTGCTTTCTCTTTGCGTCTATCCCTTGGCTGGTAAGTTTCTCATGTCTTTTAGAGACCTTTTACAGACCAGCCTAGTGATTGTAAGTCTGAATTTTCCTTGGTTCTTTGTTATGATGGCGGTTATAGCCGCGATCCTTGTCATCATCTATAGTTCAGGCTTTGTGTTGCTGTTAGGATTTTCCCTCTTTGCCTTTATCGGCTTTGCAGGTCTGGCTTATTTGCAGCTTCCTATTTTGGAAAAAATCTTCGCTAAATACAGCAGTCTATAA
- a CDS encoding YhcH/YjgK/YiaL family protein codes for MIFDDLKNVTRYKGLHPNLDKAIDYLYEHRKDSFDLGRYEVDGDKVFLLVQENTLNQEANDQFEYHKKYADFHLLVAGHEYSAYGSQMVDEAVAFDEEADIGFVHCQNRYPLLLGYHNFAIFFPGEAHQPNGYAGLEENVRKYLFKVLID; via the coding sequence ATGATTTTTGACGATTTAAAAAATGTGACTCGTTACAAGGGCCTTCATCCGAACCTGGATAAAGCGATTGATTATCTCTATGAGCACCGCAAAGACAGCTTTGACTTGGGACGCTATGAAGTGGATGGAGATAAGGTCTTTCTCTTGGTTCAGGAAAACACGCTCAATCAAGAGGCCAATGATCAATTTGAATATCATAAAAAATATGCAGATTTTCATCTGCTAGTAGCAGGGCATGAGTATTCGGCCTATGGTAGCCAGATGGTCGATGAGGCAGTAGCTTTTGATGAAGAGGCAGATATCGGCTTTGTTCATTGTCAAAATCGTTATCCTCTCTTGTTGGGTTACCATAATTTTGCGATTTTCTTTCCAGGAGAAGCCCATCAGCCGAATGGCTATGCGGGTCTGGAAGAAAATGTCAGAAAGTATCTTTTTAAAGTGTTAATAGACTAG
- a CDS encoding carbohydrate ABC transporter permease — MKPKKFNSFKVFSSVILALLTVLFVFPFYWILTGAFKSQPDTIMIPPQWWPQNPTTENFQQLAVQNPALQWMWNSVFISLATMFLVCATSSLAGYVLAKKRFYGQRILFAIFIAAMALPKQVVLVPLVRIVNFMGIHDTLWAVILPLVGWPFGVFLMKQFSENIPTELLESAKIDGCGEIRTFWSVAFPIVKPGFAALAIFTFINTWNDYFMQLVMLTSRNNLTISLGVATMQAEMATNYGLIMAGAALAAVPIVAVFLIFQKSFTQGITMGAVKG, encoded by the coding sequence ATGAAACCAAAAAAATTTAATTCATTTAAAGTGTTCTCATCTGTTATTTTAGCACTTTTGACCGTGCTCTTTGTCTTTCCATTCTACTGGATTCTGACTGGAGCTTTTAAATCTCAGCCGGATACAATTATGATTCCGCCTCAATGGTGGCCACAAAACCCGACAACAGAGAACTTCCAGCAATTAGCCGTTCAAAATCCGGCTTTGCAATGGATGTGGAACAGTGTCTTCATTTCGCTGGCGACCATGTTCTTGGTTTGTGCGACGTCATCTTTAGCTGGTTACGTTTTGGCTAAGAAACGCTTTTACGGGCAACGGATTCTCTTTGCTATCTTTATCGCGGCTATGGCCTTGCCTAAGCAGGTTGTCCTAGTACCTCTAGTGCGGATTGTCAATTTCATGGGAATCCACGATACCCTTTGGGCAGTTATTTTACCTTTAGTTGGCTGGCCGTTCGGGGTCTTCCTCATGAAGCAGTTTAGTGAAAATATCCCGACAGAGCTTCTGGAATCAGCTAAGATCGACGGTTGTGGTGAAATCCGGACCTTCTGGAGTGTAGCTTTTCCTATCGTCAAACCAGGCTTTGCTGCTCTGGCTATCTTTACCTTTATCAACACTTGGAATGACTACTTCATGCAGCTCGTAATGTTGACCTCGCGGAACAATCTGACGATTTCGTTAGGGGTTGCGACCATGCAGGCTGAGATGGCAACCAACTACGGTCTGATTATGGCCGGTGCTGCTTTGGCGGCGGTGCCAATCGTAGCAGTCTTCCTCATCTTCCAAAAATCCTTTACTCAAGGGATTACTATGGGAGCTGTCAAAGGATAA
- a CDS encoding carbohydrate ABC transporter permease, with protein MKVNKIRMKETLISYAFLAPILIFFTVFVLAPMIMGFITSFFNYTMTSFTFVGFDNYIRMFNDPVFVKSLINTVIIVIGSVPVVVLFSLFVASQTYEMNAVSRSFYRFVFFLPVVTGSVAVTVVWKWIYDPLSGILNFVLKSGHIINQNISWLGDKQWALAAIIVILLTTSVGQPIILYIAAMGNIDNSLVEAARVDGATEMQVFWKIKWPSLLPTTLYIAIITTINSFQCFALIQLLTSGGPNYSTSTLMYYLYEKAFKLSEYGYANTMGVFLAIMIAIISFAQFKILGNDVEY; from the coding sequence GTGAAAGTCAATAAAATCAGAATGAAAGAAACCCTAATATCATATGCGTTTTTAGCTCCAATTCTTATATTCTTTACAGTATTTGTTTTGGCGCCTATGATAATGGGATTTATCACTAGTTTCTTTAATTATACAATGACCTCATTTACATTCGTTGGGTTTGATAACTACATTCGGATGTTCAATGATCCAGTTTTTGTTAAGTCACTCATTAATACAGTCATTATTGTAATCGGCTCTGTGCCAGTAGTCGTGCTCTTCTCTTTGTTTGTGGCTTCACAGACCTATGAGATGAATGCTGTTTCTCGCTCCTTTTACCGTTTCGTCTTCTTCCTACCGGTTGTTACAGGTAGTGTTGCCGTGACAGTCGTGTGGAAGTGGATCTACGATCCGCTATCTGGTATTTTGAACTTTGTTTTGAAATCTGGCCATATCATCAACCAAAACATTTCTTGGCTGGGAGACAAACAGTGGGCATTGGCCGCTATCATTGTTATTTTGCTGACAACATCTGTCGGTCAGCCCATCATTCTCTATATCGCAGCTATGGGAAATATCGATAATTCTCTAGTGGAGGCTGCGCGTGTGGATGGGGCAACAGAGATGCAGGTCTTTTGGAAAATCAAATGGCCGAGCCTTTTGCCGACGACACTTTATATCGCTATTATCACAACTATTAACTCATTCCAATGTTTCGCCTTGATTCAGCTGTTGACATCAGGTGGGCCAAACTATTCAACGAGTACGCTTATGTACTATCTATATGAAAAAGCCTTCAAGCTATCTGAATATGGCTATGCAAACACCATGGGAGTCTTTCTGGCGATTATGATTGCGATTATCAGTTTCGCCCAGTTCAAGATTCTCGGTAACGATGTGGAATATTAA
- a CDS encoding ABC transporter substrate-binding protein — MKMKKLLCSLVAGAAVLTLAACSGGGSSDKAASSGDKSGKTEITWWAFPVFTQENASDGVGTYEKSIIEAFEKANPDIHVNLETIDFKSGPEKITTAIEAGTAPDVLFDAPGRIIQYGKNGKLADLNDLFTDDFVKDVNNDNIIQASKAGDKAYMYPISSAPFYMAMNKKMLEDAGVLNLVKEGWTTDDFEKVLKALKDKGYTPGSLFSNGQGGDQGTRAFIANLYGGSVTDEKVTKYTTDDPKFVKGLEKAVSWINNGLMMNGSQYDGGADIQNFANGQTSYTVLWAPAQNGIQAKLLEASKVEVVEVPFPSDSGKPALEYLVNGFAVFNNKDDKKVEAAKKFVKFIADDKEWGPKNVVRTGAFPVRTSFGKLYDDKRMETISGWTKYYSPYYNTIDGFAEMRTLWFPMLQSVSNGDEKVEPALKTFTEKANETITKK; from the coding sequence ATGAAAATGAAGAAATTGCTTTGTTCATTGGTAGCGGGAGCCGCAGTTCTTACGTTAGCAGCTTGTAGCGGTGGTGGTAGCTCAGATAAAGCAGCTAGCTCTGGTGATAAATCTGGTAAGACAGAGATTACTTGGTGGGCATTCCCGGTCTTCACTCAAGAAAATGCCAGCGATGGTGTGGGAACTTATGAAAAATCCATCATTGAAGCATTTGAAAAAGCAAATCCAGACATTCATGTTAATTTGGAAACAATCGACTTCAAGTCAGGTCCAGAAAAAATTACGACAGCTATCGAGGCTGGAACAGCGCCAGACGTGCTCTTCGATGCACCAGGCCGGATTATTCAATACGGTAAAAACGGTAAGTTGGCAGACTTGAACGACCTCTTCACAGATGATTTCGTCAAAGATGTTAACAACGATAACATTATCCAAGCCAGCAAGGCTGGAGACAAAGCTTATATGTATCCAATCAGCTCTGCTCCATTCTATATGGCAATGAATAAGAAAATGTTGGAAGATGCTGGTGTCCTCAACCTAGTTAAAGAAGGCTGGACAACAGATGACTTTGAAAAAGTTTTGAAAGCGCTTAAAGACAAAGGTTATACACCTGGCTCTCTCTTCAGTAACGGTCAAGGTGGTGACCAAGGAACTCGTGCCTTCATCGCTAACCTCTATGGCGGCTCCGTTACAGACGAAAAAGTAACTAAATATACAACTGATGATCCGAAATTTGTCAAAGGTCTTGAAAAAGCAGTGAGCTGGATCAACAATGGCCTCATGATGAACGGTTCTCAATACGATGGTGGAGCAGACATCCAAAACTTCGCTAACGGTCAAACTTCTTACACTGTTCTTTGGGCACCAGCACAAAATGGTATCCAAGCTAAATTGTTGGAAGCAAGTAAAGTAGAAGTAGTAGAAGTACCATTCCCATCAGACTCAGGTAAACCAGCACTTGAATATCTTGTAAATGGTTTTGCAGTCTTTAACAACAAAGACGACAAGAAAGTAGAAGCAGCCAAGAAATTTGTGAAATTCATCGCTGATGACAAAGAATGGGGACCTAAGAACGTTGTTCGTACAGGTGCTTTCCCAGTTCGTACATCCTTTGGTAAACTCTATGATGACAAGCGTATGGAAACAATCAGTGGCTGGACTAAATACTACTCACCATACTACAACACCATTGATGGATTTGCAGAAATGAGAACACTCTGGTTCCCAATGTTACAATCTGTATCTAATGGAGATGAAAAAGTTGAACCTGCTTTGAAGACATTTACTGAAAAAGCAAACGAAACGATTACTAAAAAATAA
- a CDS encoding ABC transporter ATP-binding protein, producing the protein MTTLKLNKLYKKYPNSDFYSVENFDLQIKDKEFIVFVGPSGCGKSTTLRMIAGLEDITEGELYIDETLVNDIAPKDRDIAMVFQNYALYPHMTVYDNMAFGLKLRKYSKEDIDKRVQEAAEILGLKEFLDRKPADLSGGQRQRVAMGRAIVRDAKVFLMDEPLSNLDAKLRVSMRAEIAKIHRRIGATTIYVTHDQTEAMTLADRIVIMSATKNEAGTGTIGRIEQVGTPQELYNEPANKFVAGFIGSPAMNFFEVMVSGHQLTDGDQLNLTLTGGQEKLLTEKGYQGKKIILGIRPEDISADLIVEDTFPGDVVDAEVVVSELLGSDSVLYCKVGSQEFSAKVDASNYLDPGSKLRFTFKLPKSHLFDSETQKRITL; encoded by the coding sequence ATGACGACCTTAAAGTTAAATAAGCTCTACAAAAAATATCCTAATAGTGATTTCTACTCTGTAGAAAATTTCGACTTGCAAATCAAAGACAAAGAATTTATCGTCTTTGTTGGCCCTTCTGGATGTGGGAAATCCACAACGCTTCGTATGATTGCGGGACTGGAGGACATCACTGAGGGCGAGCTCTATATCGATGAGACACTAGTCAATGATATTGCTCCCAAGGATCGTGATATTGCCATGGTTTTCCAGAACTATGCCCTCTATCCACACATGACAGTTTATGACAACATGGCGTTCGGATTGAAATTGCGCAAGTACAGCAAGGAAGATATCGACAAACGGGTGCAAGAAGCAGCTGAAATCCTTGGTTTGAAAGAGTTTCTAGACCGCAAACCAGCGGACTTGTCTGGTGGTCAACGTCAGCGTGTTGCTATGGGTCGTGCCATCGTGCGTGATGCCAAGGTCTTCCTGATGGATGAACCTTTGTCAAACTTGGATGCGAAACTGCGTGTGTCCATGCGTGCTGAGATTGCCAAAATCCACCGCCGTATCGGAGCAACAACCATTTACGTTACCCACGACCAAACCGAGGCAATGACCTTGGCCGACCGCATTGTTATCATGTCAGCGACGAAAAATGAAGCGGGCACGGGAACTATCGGTCGTATCGAGCAAGTCGGAACTCCGCAAGAGCTTTACAATGAACCAGCGAATAAGTTTGTTGCAGGCTTTATCGGCAGTCCAGCTATGAACTTCTTTGAAGTGATGGTATCTGGTCATCAACTGACTGATGGTGATCAACTCAATCTTACCCTGACAGGTGGTCAAGAGAAGCTTTTGACAGAAAAAGGCTACCAAGGTAAGAAAATTATTTTGGGTATCCGACCAGAGGATATCTCAGCCGACTTGATTGTAGAGGATACTTTCCCTGGCGATGTGGTCGATGCGGAGGTTGTCGTGTCAGAGTTACTGGGTAGTGACTCAGTGCTCTACTGTAAGGTGGGTAGCCAAGAGTTTTCAGCCAAGGTAGATGCTTCTAATTATCTGGATCCAGGTTCGAAGCTTCGCTTTACCTTCAAACTACCTAAGAGTCATCTGTTTGATAGTGAGACTCAAAAACGAATTACTTTGTAA